In a genomic window of Phyllostomus discolor isolate MPI-MPIP mPhyDis1 chromosome 5, mPhyDis1.pri.v3, whole genome shotgun sequence:
- the POU3F1 gene encoding POU domain, class 3, transcription factor 1 produces MATTAQYLPRGPGGGAGGTGPLMHPDAAAAAAAAAAAERLHAGAAYREVQKLMHHEWLGAGAGHPVGLAHPQWLPTGGGGGGDWAGGPHLEHGKAGGGGTGRADDGGGGGFHARLVHQGAAHASAAWAQGGTAHHLGPAMSPSPGAGGGHQPQPLGLYAQAAYPGGGGSGLAGMLAAGGGGAGPGLHHALHEDGHEAQLEPSPPPHLGAHGHAHGHAHAGGLHAAAAHLHPGAGGGGSSVGEHSDEDAPSSDDLEQFAKQFKQRRIKLGFTQADVGLALGTLYGNVFSQTTICRFEALQLSFKNMCKLKPLLNKWLEETDSSSGSPTNLDKIAAQGRKRKKRTSIEVGVKGALESHFLKCPKPSAHEITGLADSLQLEKEVVRVWFCNRRQKEKRMTPAAGAGHPPMDDVYAPGELGPGGGGASPPSAPPPPPSAALHHHHHHTLPGSVQ; encoded by the coding sequence ATGGCCACCACCGCTCAGTACCTGCCGCGGGGCCCTGGCGGCGGAGCGGGGGGCACGGGACCGCTTATGCACCCAGacgcggcggcagcagcggcagcggcggccgCCGCTGAGCGGCTGCACGCGGGGGCCGCGTACCGCGAAGTGCAGAAGCTAATGCACCACGAGTGGCTGGGCGCGGGCGCGGGCCACCCCGTGGGCCTAGCGCACCCCCAGTGGCTACCCacaggaggaggcggcggcggtgACTGGGCTGGCGGCCCGCACCTGGAACACGGCAAGGCAGGAGGCGGCGGAACTGGTCGAGCCGacgacggcggcggcggcggtttCCACGCACGCCTGGTGCACCAGGGGGCGGCCCACGCGAGCGCAGCATGGGCGCAGGGCGGCACGGCGCACCACTTGGGCCCGGCTATGTCGCCGTCCCCAGGGGCCGGCGGGGGCCACCAACCCCAGCCGCTCGGGCTGTACGCTCAAGCGGCCTACCCGGGGGGCGGCGGCAGCGGCCTGGCGGGGATGCTAGCGGCGGGCGGCGGAGGCGCAGGGCCGGGCCTGCACCATGCGCTGCATGAGGATGGTCACGAGGCACAGCTGGAGCCGTCGCCTCCACCGCACCTGGGTGCCCACGGACACGCACACGGACATGCACACGCCGGCGGCCTGCACGCGGCAGCAGCGCACCTGCACCCAGGCGCTGGCGGTGGTGGCTCGTCAGTGGGCGAGCATTCGGACGAGGATGCGCCGAGCTCCGACGACCTGGAGCAGTTCGCCAAGCAATTCAAGCAGCGGCGCATCAAGCTGGGCTTCACGCAGGCCGACGTGGGGCTGGCACTGGGCACGCTGTACGGTAACGTGTTCTCGCAGACCACCATCTGCCGCTTCGAGGCCCTGCAGCTGAGCTTCAAAAACATGTGCAAGCTCAAACCTCTGCTCAACAAGTGGCTGGAGGAGACCGACTCGTCCAGCGGCAGCCCCACCAACCTGGACAAAATCGCGGCTCAGGGCCGCAAGCGCAAGAAGCGCACATCCATCGAGGTGGGAGTCAAAGGCGCGCTCGAGAGCCACTTTCTCAAGTGCCCCAAGCCCTCGGCGCACGAGATCACCGGCCTGGCCGACAGCCTGCAGCTGGAAAAGGAGGTGGTGCGCGTCTGGTTCTGCAACCGGCGGCAGAAGGAGAAGCGCATGACCCCCGCTGCCGGCGCGGGCCACCCACCCATGGACGACGTTTACGCACCGGGAGAGCTAGGGCCGGGCGGGGGAGGTGCGTCGCCTCCCTCcgcgcccccgcctcccccgtCAGCCGCgctgcaccaccaccaccatcacacaCTGCCCGGCTCAGTGCAGTGA